The genomic region TTGCATTTATCGATTTTAAGGACGAAACAGGTGCTACCAATGCGCTTAAAGATAAAAGTTGTAGAAAGATTGCAAGCAGACCTATTAGAATGGAATACGGTGAAGATAGATCAAAGAGACAAGTGAGAAGGAGACCTGAGTTAGATGCCAGGGAACCAAGGAAGCCATCATTTGACATAAAGACGACTCAACCGTCATCATCAGcagcaccaccaccaatTAGGGAAAGACGTGCACCATCCTATTCCAATAGACAACCATCTCACAAGGATTCTAACAATCGTTTGAAAAGTAGTGTTGCATTGGCTTCTGCTCAAAGAGGATCTGCAGCCATTGTGCCATCGCAAGGTAAGAAGACAACTTTTTAATGTGCGTCAAGAAAACatgaaatatatcaaaatctTGTATATTAGTTCGAAATAGATCATATACCCATATTTATATTCTCTCATAGGAATATATacttatcaaaaataaagtaTAGAAGGACGTATGGGACTGAGGTTCTCTGTTATCATCCTTCTGCTGCAAGTCGAAGGCTGCatcttgtttttcttcaCCGCTCAGTCTCGAGAATCCTTCTCCACGACCGGCGAGCAcgacttttttttttttcttttacgCATTCGAGAGCAGCAAACAAATATAGAACTTGAAGCAGGTCTACTAATAGAAGCCTTGCATAAGGAGAAATAGGCGAGGGTAACGTCGTCAACTTCTCTATACATCCATCAAGGGACGCTAAGGCAGGACTTATAAGGTAGTGGGTGACGATACATAAGTTGCTAGTTGCTTGAGAAAGGGTGAAGTCGATTGCTAcatcattttttttaccGAAAAACCGTTACAAGCGTAAAGCAGTTGTACCAAGGAAACTAttaaatttcaagatctaTAACAGGATCTCACTGGCCAGTTCACCTAAAGATGTTGTTCAACACTACCACTGACGGTACTGATTATTCATCTGTTGTTTCTTCGTCAGATACACTGACAGAAAGTTCGGAGTCGTTCTCACAAAGCGTTGCTAGTTTACGAACGGATTACATCAACCCTGACTCAGGAAATTCTACGCAGCAGCCACATGGTATGAAGACCAGGACGGTTCTGGTATATCCAAACAGATCACATTCGGATTCGGATTCACCTGGCATAGTATCGCCATCTACAGTTTGGGTACCGCCGTCAACAGATGATTCAACGTCGCATACAGATGTAGACACGGCAATGGTGACGGTACTTGAGATGAGCTCAGGACCGAGCAACATAGTAATGCAAACAATTTATCCCGAGAACACCGCGACCCAAGAATACACATCTGTTGAGGGTACAGAAGCTACTGCCACTGTGCCTACACCGACTTGGTTAACGTTGACCACTGAAGTACCGTCTTCTGAAACTGTGGTTTATTACACACGAGATTTCATCTTTACTGACACTTCAACCACCTTTACTAAAGGACTACCGACACTTACAGTGATACCCACAGAGGCTACTTTCACTACACCTACAGGTCCAGTTGTGACTGACACATCTTTTTACGAAAGATGGCTATCTGGCGCATTGGATTCCAACTCAACATCGTCTGGATCAAATAAAGATACAATAATCGGTGGTGTAATAGGAAGCGTGGGAGGTCTGGCGCTAATGATACTGGTGATCTATTTATTATTTAGGAAGAGACGAAGGAGAAATCTTATCGAACACGAAAAGAGCTTCTCCCACGACATTGGGAGAAAAATGGGATACGACGATATCGGAACGTTTATTGCACAGTCTCAGCAAACCACCAAGACTACAACCAGAGTATCGACGACTGCtcataataataacaaagtTTCAAAAAGTTTGCCCTCAGTGCCTCCATATGTTGCAGATTCTGTCAGGAGGCCACAGACGACAAATCCATTCGACGACGAATATGTTGTATCGATTGCAGATCCAGAGTCTCAGACGCCTTCCACAACATCACTACATTCATCCTTTGTGTCATCTTCCACCGATGAGGGTACACATGACACTGAAATGTCAGTTACTTACGATGAAAACCCACAGAACGCTCACGGATATTTAACGGAACTAATCGAACACTGATCTTACCAAACTCTAATTacaaagttttcaaatttgtaCTTAAATTTTCCCTTCTATTCAATATACTTCTTTGTGCATCTTCAGTTATATAGTTCATATTTAAGGTTTAATTCCTAGCAATTCCACACTAACGCTTTTCTAATTTGTGATCTTACAACCCGTCAAGATAGTCGGACTTCAATATCTTCCTCCACACAGTAGAACCATTCCTTATATCTTCATGCCCGTTCACGATGATTTATATTTCCTAACCATcgaacaaaaaaattttgataatcAAACATTGTACAGAAGAAGGATTGATCAAAGTAATAAAATGCCTACAGTATAATACTAGAGGCACGTGTAAATTACATGGTTAGTTGCAGGCTCTGTCATCAGTTCAACCTATATAAAATTTAATGCTATCGAGGACAGTAACTAGCCTGTTCGGCTTGGGAAAGGCTTCCGGTGTAAGAAGTTTTCAAGCTTCAGCATTGCAGCTACAAAAATCTGCACAAGGTTCGCTATTCGGTGAAGTCACCGATGGAGTGAATCCGTTGAAGGATGACGATCCAAATAAACTATCTAATAAGTTGACTACTGCTACCGAACTGTCAGATGATTTGGATGCTGCTACCCAGCTGGCAGAGGCTAAAAAGAAAGTTACAGCAGCCAATGATACACAATTACAGAAATATATCGAAGAACAAGACCCCATGATCAAAAGTTTACCAGAATTTTTGTTACCAAGAGTTAAGAAGGAATTCTATGAACAACAGGTTAGGTTGAACGGTGGGTTTTACGACAAAAGCGTGCGCCCTAAAGATCGTTCTTTGAGATTAACGaatgaagaattagaagTGCTTGAACCTAGTGTCTATGTTAAATCTTACAGAGTAAAATCATCTATGAAGAAGGCCACACAGCTGCTTAGACTTTTGAACGGATTGGACGCTAAGAAAGCTTTGACTCAATGTCATTTCTCCGATAAAAAGGTTGCCCGTGATGTTGCCGAATTATTGGAGCGCGGTATTAATGATGGTGTGAAGCTTGGCTTGGATGCCAATGACCTATACATCTCCCAGATATGGACCGGCAGTGATGGATTTTGGCAAAAACGTGTCGAATGGAAGGGTAGAGGTAGACGTGGTCTCATTGAACACCCATATGTGCATATCAAATGCATATTGAAGACCAAGAGTGTAACGAAGAGAAGACTAGAGCACGAAGCCAAACTAAAAGAACAAAGGAAGAAACCGTGGGTTCAATTAGCAGATAAACCCATCAGAGGTTCTATGGGTGGTGTTTACAAATGGTAATGAGATATTAAACATTATCATATTACGTTTATTTCCAATGATAATGGGTGAAGATAATATACAGCAAttaaatcatcaataatAAGGTCCTTAGATTGTCTTTGGGTTTCATCTCAAGTTATCCATGTCGGAATAGCCAAGTATTTCATATCAtttatataatatataGAACAAGAGCTTGTAAATAGTGAAAGCAACGCGAAATACTTCACCGCATCAAACTGTAAGGAAACAAATTTCGtctatttcttcttcttagaTTCCGTTTTAGCTGGTTCAGTAGTTTTCTCCGCCTTCTGTTGGTTAGCGGCAGATTCCTTCAATTGGTCTTTCCTCCATTGATCTAATCTTTGTTCATATTCCCAGGTACTGTACCACAAACCTCCTTGCAACACTAAGACACCAGCAAAGACAATtaaaataatgatattgGAAGAggcaacaacagcaataCCTTGCGCCTCAGAGACTTCACCCCAGTTATGGTAAACCGCAGATTCAACACCGGTCTTGATATTTGTTAAGAAAACACAGATACCCAAAACGTACAAAGCCAATGAACCGTATTCAAATAATTGCAAATCTGGATTTGGCTTGTATACCCTAATCAAGGAACCAATGACTCCCACAATGGCCACCGCACCAAGCATATAAAGGGTTGGCTTGGCCGTGTAGAATAGAGTCTGGTAGTGTTTCAAAGCGTTCTCAAAATGCTCCGGCGTGGCAGCAGGATTGAATAGGATATTATAGTCATATGGTTGattagaaaagaagatccCCATCAAAAAAGTAGTTGATCCAATGATCAATGCTGTACCTACAGCACAAAAATCCTTATAAGTTAGGCCCATATTTACTTTCAGTCAATGTGTTTAGTGAGCGATACCTACGTTCTCTTAAAAATGGAACGTATAGACCCTACGTGTGGTATTAAATGGTTAACAATTCATCTATAATTGAGCCATTGGTTTTTTCAGTACGCACTatatattctctttttttttaataaTTTACATGATTTTTGCCCACcgaatttttttgattaGTATGAAAGATAAAGGAACTGAAAGGCGGAAAGGCATTATCGGAAGGCGCTATCGATAAATCATTTTAAAAATCCATTGATAAAAGCAGGACGTTTTAATCGATGTCATCTGGGCATAGATTACTTATTtttaaaagaattgatgaGTTTCTTAATATTTATACATATAAGAACGGTATTTAATAGACTAATTAATAATATAGAATCAAACagatatcaattgatttaaGCAGATTCAGCAGCTTCAACTGGTTCAGTTGGTCTGTAATCCTTGACAGAAGGTTCCAAAActggttcttcttcctttggtTCGATGATGGTAACAGCATCTGGCAAAGCCTTTGGACCAGAGGTGTTTCTAGATGGGTCCTTCATGATCTTAACCTTAATACCCAAAACACCTTGTCTCAACAAAACGTGTCTGGTAGCGGTTTCAATGAAGTCGTTGACTGGTTGACCGGAGTGGATCAAGAAACCGTCAGCGAACTTCATGGACTTGGCTCTAGCAGCTCTCAACTTACCGGAGATGACAACTTCACAACCCTTGGCACCAGATTCCATAACGTATCTGACAACACCGTAAGCAGCTCTTCTGATGGCCAAACCGTTCAACAATTTGAACTTCATGGATTCAGCTTGAGCAACAGCGGACAAACCACGGTCATGGACTCTTTCAGCGTATAAAGCAATGGTACCACGCTTGTACTTGAATCTCTTTTCAATCAACAAGGTCAATTCGTTGATTCTTCTACCATTTTCACCAACAACATCTTGAACCTTAGTAGCTCTGATGATAATTTCGGTCTTGGTTGGAGTAACTCTGACTTCGACACCAGAGTAACCTTCTTCAGCCAATTCTCTGGTGAAGAATTCGTTCAATTCGGCGTAGAAAACACCGTCAGCGACAAGCTTTCTCTTCTTGGAGATAATGGCAACCATTTTTACTTTATTTGTTCGTCGGGGAGCTCGAAATTATAGGTGATAATAAAACTAACTAAAGTAAGTATCTTGTATGTCCAATGGCACTTATGTTCATAATGAACCAGATTGTAAAGCGATGATGAGAACAATATTCGTCAAACCGTCCGAATCGCTGCGATTGGTATggtgaaaatgaaaaaatcatCTGAAAGACAGTATTTACTCACCAACACATGTGGTGTATGGGTTAATGCTTCAGATAAAtgaacattttcaatgagaTAAGTACCCAAAATGGCAATGCagaaaaaattggaaaaaaaactaaaacaaaaatgtcCGGGTGAGCAGTCCCAGGAACATATATTTTCAAGTCACCTGGTAAGCGTAGAAAACTCGCCGTAAACAGAAAACTTCAAGACCGTTCCTCCATTTCCTAATGGGGAAGTTCCTAAATAGGATTTATACGCGAGATGTTCCACCCCCTGCATTGGTTTATGTGAATACTCGAGAGCCTTGTGGTAACTCGCATCACTTAGGAAACAGACAACACAATTGTTTCAACGAATAATAAAATGGGAAATAACATAGGAATTCCAGACAATGTTGCAATCACGGCGTGTCACAGCTGCATACTTGTTATTCCGAAAAGAAAGTACGTCAATATTGACCGGGTTTTAGCAGGTATATGACCCAATATTGCTTCGGGTAATTACAGGATGCCGTTTCGTtttctctctctctctctgTTTCTCACAATTTGaacgaaaaaaaagaataatattgGGAGCCAGTACACCTGCAGAGGGTACAGCGAGCACACTCGAATATACGGAATGTACCAGAAATGCCTCAACCTACCTACCCACTACAATCCATTATAACAACTACCTTTTCATGTTCCTAGTAAGTTTTCCCTAAggccaaaaaaaaaaaaagaaaatgaaaatcaGCTACTTGCTCACTCGAAACAAGCACATCGATTGGTGCAACTTGTGTgaataaaaagaaagaaccaTGTAGGTAGGCAGCTCATTTTGTAAATGGTTTTCTGAGATGTTCGGACTCCTGCACAGCCTTTATAATGGGCCAATCAATTCCACTTTGTAACTTACTAGTTCACTCGTAGATCCTTTTACTGGTTGCCTATACAGTTTATTCCGTCTACCGCACAAAGCACAAAACTGCGCTATTCACTCCATTTCCTAGAGCCAGTACCTAAGAAATCGGTAAGACGACCATTTCTgattgttttcaattgacAGTCTACACTGTTTGGCCTAGTCTGGCGTCCGAAACAGCAGCAACGTTCGTAGTGTGCGATTATCTGAATGAGGAAATAACAGACCCCACTGGCCCCACTTATACCAGTGGCCACTTCTGACCGTCAAAAATGCAGCCGAGCTTAACCAGTTATGCTGTTTCCAATATCGACTGCATTAGCATTCATTCTACCTAGCGCGTCTcgatattttttcattttttttttcctttccGCTTTTATGATCCAGAGCCCATCTCAGTAAATTCTCGTTAATCTTATATATAGCGTTACTGATCAGTTGATAACCTAACGCTTGTAGGTAAAATGTAATTGTAAGCGGAGTATACTatatatcatcttctttccGAAAAATgtatttgtttattttcGTCTTTGGTCAATTGAGTTCAAACTGTAACtgaattgatattcaaagTCATCTGTTCTTATCgctttgtttcaattcccattgaaaaggttcttaattttgattttaagacggaaaaaaataaaccaaaaattggcttctttcaagacaaagaaatcaatcAAAGGCCATAAGTTTAAACTTTAATCGACAAGGGGATCCAAATATTAAAGTAGGACCCAAccacaaaaaaaaaaataatcaTAATACAACCTAACTATCGGAGAGATGAGGTCTATTAAGTGTGTGATCGTAGGCGATGGTGCGGTCGGTAAGACATCGTTATTAATTTCGTACACTACGAATACTTTCCCACAGGATTATATCCCAACTGTTTTTGATAACTATTCGACTACCATTGCTCTTCCGGATCCATATAATCCGGATTCTGAGCCTCAGATTTTCAAGTTAAACCTGTGGGATACCGCTGGtcaagaagaatatgaCAGACTGAGACCTTTATCGTACCCTCAAACTGACATATTCCTAATATGTTTCTCGGTAAATGAACCTAACAGTTTTGAGAACGTTTACGATAAATGGTTCCCTGAGATTAAACACAGTACAAATTTCGAGAACTTGGatctttatcatcaaagCGGGAAATTGCCAATCTTATTGGTTGGTACCAAGGCCGATTTGAGAGATGATGACCATGAACGTGACCGTTTACAAGAGTCTAACTCCGACTTTGTTTCCCAACAACAAATTCAGGAATTGGTTAACAAATTGGGGTTAATGGGTTACGTTGAATGTTCTGCTGCCACTCAGGTAGGTGTCCGTGAAGTTTTCGAGAAGGCTGTCGACTGCGTTGTATTTGAACCGGACAGATTAGTCAGAGAATCTCTACAACAAAAGCAACAGGCACAAGATTCTCaacaaaaaccaaaaacaaaacaagTTAACAAGAAAAACACCACTGCTCAACCTGAAAGCAGTACAAAACCTCAAAAGTCAAAGAGATCAATCAAGCGTAAATGTACTATTTTATAGAGTGGAttcatttcctttttttttttttgttccttACTTCCTGGTTTTCCTATCGTTCGGTATACGTTCTGTCTATCGGTTTTCTTCCCCTCCTTCTTCccttctttccttcaatgAACTTATTATTCAATGACTATTATAATTCACGTTTTaattttttatctttacGTTACTGACCAGGACTAACCTGTCTGGTGGGTGCCATTtatgtctttcttttccttcgTTATTTTACGAAAAATCGAAAAGTTCGTTCTTATATACATGATGTATGGGATAAGAATAATGCTGATGTTTAAATATCCTGTAAT from Kluyveromyces lactis strain NRRL Y-1140 chromosome D complete sequence harbors:
- the SHR3 gene encoding Shr3p (similar to uniprot|Q02774 Saccharomyces cerevisiae YDL212W SHR3 Endoplasmic reticulum packaging chaperone required for incorporation of amino acid permeases into COPII coated vesicles for transport to the cell surface), with translation MGLTYKDFCAVGTALIIGSTTFLMGIFFSNQPYDYNILFNPAATPEHFENALKHYQTLFYTAKPTLYMLGAVAIVGVIGSLIRVYKPNPDLQLFEYGSLALYVLGICVFLTNIKTGVESAVYHNWGEVSEAQGIAVVASSNIIILIVFAGVLVLQGGLWYSTWEYEQRLDQWRKDQLKESAANQQKAEKTTEPAKTESKKKK
- the TDA7 gene encoding Tda7p (conserved hypothetical protein), with product MLFNTTTDGTDYSSVVSSSDTLTESSESFSQSVASLRTDYINPDSGNSTQQPHGMKTRTVLVYPNRSHSDSDSPGIVSPSTVWVPPSTDDSTSHTDVDTAMVTVLEMSSGPSNIVMQTIYPENTATQEYTSVEGTEATATVPTPTWLTLTTEVPSSETVVYYTRDFIFTDTSTTFTKGLPTLTVIPTEATFTTPTGPVVTDTSFYERWLSGALDSNSTSSGSNKDTIIGGVIGSVGGLALMILVIYLLFRKRRRRNLIEHEKSFSHDIGRKMGYDDIGTFIAQSQQTTKTTTRVSTTAHNNNKVSKSLPSVPPYVADSVRRPQTTNPFDDEYVVSIADPESQTPSTTSLHSSFVSSSTDEGTHDTEMSVTYDENPQNAHGYLTELIEH
- the MRPL22 gene encoding mitochondrial 54S ribosomal protein uL22m (similar to uniprot|P53881 Saccharomyces cerevisiae YNL177C MRPL22 Mitochondrial ribosomal protein of the large subunit), which gives rise to MLSRTVTSLFGLGKASGVRSFQASALQLQKSAQGSLFGEVTDGVNPLKDDDPNKLSNKLTTATELSDDLDAATQLAEAKKKVTAANDTQLQKYIEEQDPMIKSLPEFLLPRVKKEFYEQQVRLNGGFYDKSVRPKDRSLRLTNEELEVLEPSVYVKSYRVKSSMKKATQLLRLLNGLDAKKALTQCHFSDKKVARDVAELLERGINDGVKLGLDANDLYISQIWTGSDGFWQKRVEWKGRGRRGLIEHPYVHIKCILKTKSVTKRRLEHEAKLKEQRKKPWVQLADKPIRGSMGGVYKW
- the RHO5 gene encoding Rho family GTPase RHO5 (similar to gnl|GLV|DEHA0F04004g Debaryomyces hansenii DEHA0F04004g and weakly similar to YNL180C uniprot|P53879 Saccharomyces cerevisiae YNL180C RHO5 Non-essential small GTPase of the Rho/Rac subfamily of Ras-like proteins likely involved in protein kinase C (Pkc1p)-dependent signal transduction pathway that controls cell integrity) — its product is MRSIKCVIVGDGAVGKTSLLISYTTNTFPQDYIPTVFDNYSTTIALPDPYNPDSEPQIFKLNLWDTAGQEEYDRLRPLSYPQTDIFLICFSVNEPNSFENVYDKWFPEIKHSTNFENLDLYHQSGKLPILLVGTKADLRDDDHERDRLQESNSDFVSQQQIQELVNKLGLMGYVECSAATQVGVREVFEKAVDCVVFEPDRLVRESLQQKQQAQDSQQKPKTKQVNKKNTTAQPESSTKPQKSKRSIKRKCTIL
- the RPS3 gene encoding 40S ribosomal protein uS3 (highly similar to uniprot|P05750 Saccharomyces cerevisiae YNL178W RPS3 Protein component of the small (40S) ribosomal subunit), which encodes MVAIISKKRKLVADGVFYAELNEFFTRELAEEGYSGVEVRVTPTKTEIIIRATKVQDVVGENGRRINELTLLIEKRFKYKRGTIALYAERVHDRGLSAVAQAESMKFKLLNGLAIRRAAYGVVRYVMESGAKGCEVVISGKLRAARAKSMKFADGFLIHSGQPVNDFIETATRHVLLRQGVLGIKVKIMKDPSRNTSGPKALPDAVTIIEPKEEEPVLEPSVKDYRPTEPVEAAESA